TGACGCGTACCGGCGCCGCGCTCGAATGCGTTCTGAAACGGGATGTCGACTTCGATGGTCTGCGCTTCGTGGTCGAGCGCCGTGACGCGCATCCCGAGCCATGCGATGAACGTCGAGTTGTCGAAGGCTTGCTGAACCTGCTCGACAGACAGGGTGCGGGGCGTCGTGCTCATGCGCCCACCAGGACCTTGCCGACGATCTGGCGGTTCTCTAGCGACGCGAGCGCCTGTGCGCCGTCTTCCAGCGGCCACTTCTTGTCGACCAGCACGCGCAGCTTGCCGCTGGCGATCAGTTCGAGCAGTTCGTGGAGGTCTTCGCGATCCCAGCCGTTCGAGCCGCGAATCTGCAACTCGAAGGTCCAGATGAAGCGCAGGTCTTCCTTCGGGTCGAAGCCCGCCGTCGCGCCGCACGTCAGCACGCGCCCGCCCTGGCGCAGGGTGCGCAGCGAGCGCGTCCACGTGTCGCCGCCGGTGACGTTCACGACAACGTCGACACCGCCGTTGTTGGCAGCACCGCGCCGACGCGCCGCCTTGCCGTAGCGCGCACGCACGACTTCGACGAAGTCTTCCTCGGTGTAATAGATGATGTCGTCCGCACCCAGCTCACGCAGGCGTTCGCCCTTTTCTCGCGACCCGGCACAGGCGATGACTTCGGCACCGGCGAGCTTGGCCAGTTGCACGGCGCATACGCCCACGCCGCCGCTCGCGCCGAG
The Pandoraea oxalativorans genome window above contains:
- a CDS encoding quinone oxidoreductase family protein, which encodes MKAIVLREHGDNSALKLETDFPDPVAGEGEVVLRVRASSLNYHDVFTRRGMPGIKLPFPVIIGLDVAGEIASIGPGVQGWSVGDRVLVDPINRVTGGLVGETTHGGLAELCRVPEHQLVRLPDGVSFDDAAALPVAYGTALRMMQRIGQIKAGERVLILGASGGVGVCAVQLAKLAGAEVIACAGSREKGERLRELGADDIIYYTEEDFVEVVRARYGKAARRRGAANNGGVDVVVNVTGGDTWTRSLRTLRQGGRVLTCGATAGFDPKEDLRFIWTFELQIRGSNGWDREDLHELLELIASGKLRVLVDKKWPLEDGAQALASLENRQIVGKVLVGA